A genomic window from Brevibacillus agri includes:
- a CDS encoding NtaA/DmoA family FMN-dependent monooxygenase (This protein belongs to a clade of FMN-dependent monooxygenases, within a broader family of flavin-dependent oxidoreductases, the luciferase-like monooxygenase (LMM) family, some of whose members use coenzyme F420 rather than FMN.) translates to MTENRQLCIGLAINATWMKGDGWRRPDSGVEKMGTIDYYIDLAKMAERAKLDFLFRADYLFINPQMMGDSANFGSPDPTMMFAVIARETERIGLVTTISTTFNPPFVVARQLQSLHWLSNGRAGWNIVTSIEGAENFGDAPMPSPEERYRKAREFTEVVRKLWDSFPRDAIVMDKESGIFTDRDKITPINHSGEFFSVKGPLILPAHPSGSIPFFQAGASDIGRDFASSLADAIFAAMPDIESGVELRNDLRRRAEEHGRNPDAVKVLPGLYFFLAETREEAQELHKAAHANLSTERRLTSLKSVLGMDASHLALDQRITADMLPDPDMPVRSRTHAELLRRYITKYEPTLEEVLVRPEVVGSAHWVSVGTVDDVLADIIARYEAGAIDGFIALPGGSHKSMEIFFEQLMPKLVEKGLFKREYTGTTLREHLGIHS, encoded by the coding sequence ATGACTGAAAATAGACAATTGTGTATAGGATTGGCGATCAATGCGACCTGGATGAAAGGCGACGGCTGGCGGCGTCCAGACAGTGGCGTGGAGAAGATGGGCACGATTGACTACTATATTGACTTGGCCAAAATGGCGGAGCGGGCCAAGCTCGACTTTTTGTTCCGGGCAGATTACTTGTTCATCAACCCGCAGATGATGGGGGATTCCGCGAACTTCGGCAGCCCGGACCCGACGATGATGTTCGCCGTCATCGCCCGCGAAACCGAGCGGATCGGGCTGGTTACGACGATCTCGACGACGTTTAACCCGCCGTTTGTGGTGGCGAGACAGCTTCAGTCGCTGCACTGGCTGAGCAATGGACGCGCTGGCTGGAATATTGTCACGTCCATCGAAGGGGCGGAAAACTTCGGGGATGCTCCGATGCCTTCGCCGGAAGAACGATACCGGAAAGCGCGCGAGTTTACGGAAGTCGTCCGCAAGCTGTGGGACAGCTTCCCGCGCGATGCGATCGTCATGGACAAGGAGTCCGGCATTTTTACGGACAGGGACAAGATTACGCCGATTAACCATTCGGGTGAGTTTTTCAGCGTCAAAGGACCGCTTATCCTCCCTGCCCATCCGTCCGGCTCGATTCCGTTCTTTCAGGCGGGAGCGTCGGACATCGGGCGGGATTTTGCCTCGTCATTGGCCGATGCCATTTTTGCGGCCATGCCGGATATCGAATCAGGGGTAGAGCTGCGCAACGACTTGCGCAGACGGGCAGAGGAGCACGGGCGCAATCCCGATGCGGTGAAGGTTTTGCCCGGCTTGTATTTCTTCCTGGCCGAGACGCGCGAGGAAGCGCAGGAGCTGCATAAGGCCGCACACGCCAATTTGAGCACAGAGCGCAGACTGACTTCGCTCAAGTCCGTGCTTGGGATGGACGCAAGCCATCTGGCGCTGGATCAGCGGATCACGGCTGACATGCTGCCTGATCCGGACATGCCCGTGCGCAGCCGGACACATGCGGAGCTGCTGCGCCGCTATATTACGAAGTACGAGCCGACATTGGAAGAGGTGCTGGTGCGCCCGGAAGTGGTCGGATCGGCTCATTGGGTGTCCGTCGGGACCGTCGACGACGTGCTGGCCGATATTATCGCGCGCTACGAAGCGGGAGCGATCGACGGGTTTATCGCCTTGCCTGGCGGTTCGCACAAGTCGATGGAAATCTTTTTTGAACAGTTGATGCCGAAGCTGGTGGAAAAAGGCTTGTTCAAGCGCGAATATACCGGAACCACTTTGCGCGAACATTTGGGAATCCACTCATAG
- a CDS encoding TetR family transcriptional regulator C-terminal domain-containing protein, which produces MQRSGLLRGYRLRLLDDGFGFSCPAVCLVRGAERYLPPCQEDGEQKINVSQVAGTGPMHIPYSDQGRLFVQFFSRAALDPKLQEVAAKSYQADLQGIAKIFAYGSKTGQTMEEDAQSAAYGLMAMVVGLSFFRVAGIAPPRGEDNRYIGEQYVQRLFHSQKANAPTGG; this is translated from the coding sequence ATGCAGCGAAGTGGGCTACTGCGGGGATACCGGCTACGGCTGCTTGACGATGGTTTCGGATTTTCTTGCCCGGCTGTTTGCCTTGTGCGGGGTGCCGAGCGCTACTTGCCGCCCTGTCAGGAAGACGGGGAACAAAAAATCAACGTTTCGCAGGTGGCTGGAACAGGGCCGATGCATATTCCGTACAGCGATCAGGGCAGGCTGTTCGTGCAGTTTTTTTCCAGGGCAGCGCTCGATCCAAAGCTGCAAGAGGTCGCAGCGAAAAGCTATCAGGCCGACCTCCAGGGCATTGCCAAAATTTTTGCCTATGGAAGCAAGACAGGGCAGACGATGGAGGAAGACGCTCAAAGCGCAGCCTACGGACTGATGGCGATGGTCGTGGGACTGAGCTTTTTCCGGGTGGCAGGCATTGCGCCGCCCCGGGGCGAAGACAATCGGTACATTGGCGAGCAGTATGTGCAAAGGCTTTTTCACTCACAAAAAGCGAATGCTCCCACAGGAGGATAG